In Anopheles bellator chromosome 2, idAnoBellAS_SP24_06.2, whole genome shotgun sequence, the genomic stretch ACAGGAAAAAgaatttcttttattattgAGTCCCTCACTGCCTATTGGTGTTTAAGTCTTGTTTTGGTACAAAAATTAGATGTCGTGAATTCTCGATTCGAGGCTTCTATTGCTATTGCTCGGATGGAGACCACACTTGCATATTTGGCCTTTTAAGCACACTGGACTCttgttgaaaagtttggaGTCCCGGTGAAAAGTTATTTCTATTGCATGGCTTCTGTAAGGACACGAGTGGACCCACCATTGATTATACGGATCCAATTTCGGGAAAGATTCCAGCGGAGGATGAATCCCTTAAAACACTACCGCCAGATAGCTTTCCAAACTATGAAGCACCAACCGTACGGACTTAAAGTACACCCAACAGCAGTAGTTTGTGATATAAAATTCTCTTTCAGACCATCCGGCAGTTCGATGGTCCGGTGGTCACCATGATTAACTTTTGCCCCACACACGGGTGAAGCTCAACGCCGTCAGGACTACCGTCAGATCATGCTGGTTGCTAGTCAAATATTGACCATCCGCTTCATAAGCCTGCATTTACACGTTCGATCATCAAAGTTCAATGAGGCGTAGGCCGCACGGCAAACACGActcggcaccgcaccggcggCATCGGAAGCCGATGGTCTGGTGTACGGGTGGATCACCCGGCCACCTCGTGTTATCCGCTGAATAAACACGGGACCCGGTTGGagattcgccatttttttctgcttcgagCACCCTCCGCTAAAGTGCTTAAAATGGTGGGCAAGTTATCCTAACGACGCTATTTGGAGCACTTCCGGGACGGAGCTTAAGAGTTTGCTTGAAACTCTCCCCCCGGGTTAGTTGGCCGCCCGGGGATtatggaaaaagaaatagTTTCCCAACGGCACCGGGAGGGAGAACCAATTTGACTGAATTATGTATCGCCACGGGCGATGGGCCATCGAGCCCAAGCTCAAACTTAAAACGGAATTCTTAAACTAAAGGCACGGTGCCCCTTTTTCTGTGGGAAGtgtgtcatcatcatcagcgtggTAGACAATCGCTGCACCGTCCGCTCTCTCCTTCGTGGGACAAGTTGACGAACGTTAAACGCTCTTTCGTACGAAGATTGCATTCCGCCCACTGATTCTTCCACGgtggcccggttccgggcgcAGCCAGCGTGATTCCCAGCGGAAACGAAACTAATTTATGATGTCCCTCGACGGAAGTCACTGGGAAGAGTCGGCTCTCTGTGAAGCCGGTACAGTTTAAACTAGTTGCCTACGGTACTCCGGATGCAGTCGGTTGTCGGAGAGCTTCCTGTTTCAGGGAGGAACTGCTTGGCAGCATGCGATTTAGTGCCGCAGAACCAATTAAAGTTCTCGAGAGTGCCGAAGCCTTTAGAGTTCCAAAACCGTTCCCAAACAATCCTCCATCGGTTCCACCGATGCCTTTTTATGAATGTTCACTAACCATTTTCTCACTTCTTGGCCTTTCTTACAGAGAACGTTTGGCGGACGGACCTGGACTTCATGGTGACCCACAGCGACCGTCTGGTGGTGCTTTCGTTCATGACCTCCTCGCCGACGTACCcgaacaccagcaccacggcGCGACCCGGGATGACGGAGCTCGAGCGGAAGCTGTACCGCAACGGGTACCTCGAGCACAGCGATCTGGTGGAGAAGTTCTCGAGctacgatgacgacgataCGTTCGGAGGACTCGACACGAGCGACGAAGCGTTCCGGACACACGAAGCCCTCGAGATGGGCGGTGAACCGTACGGTGGCTCCTCGAGCTCATCGGTTGCATTCTCGACCATGGTGGACTATGCGAGCGAAAACGCGACCACACGTCAGACGCTGCCACCGGTGCGTAACCTTctcaccacaaccaccacctcAACGAGTCCGGTACCGCCGAGATTGAAGGCACCGACTGCCACGCTCACGTCGACCGTGCCGTACTCCAGCGCCGAAGGAACCACCGCTACCGGGGGCAGTAGCCGTGAGAGCCGCCGGAAGGACGCGAACCGAGCCCACCGGAAGATTCACGGATCGGGCAAGGGACACTCGGGAGGCAAGGGCAAGTCACAGCACGGTCACCACGCCggcaatcaccaccaccaacatcagCACAGCCACCAAGAACCACGGAATCGGTACGGGGAAGACATCGACACGCGGCTCGAGCTCGAGGAGCACCGCGAACTGGACTGGAGTCTGCTCAATCAACCCGAGGGTACACCAACGCTCCTCGAGACAcccagtggcggcggcggtgggaatCGGGCGGTGGGCCCCAAAGAACCATCGGTAGCACCGGCAGTCACATCGAAAAGTCCCCCCAGGCGTACCACAATCCAGATCCCCCCGACGACCTCGGTTCCGGTGACGAAGAAGCCTCCCGCTACGAAGGACAGCGACATCCACGTGCTCAAGCCGGTCAACCTGCCGGAGAACGTCGTGCCTTCGACCCCGGTGACGACGGATTCGAAGATCATCGAAATTAAGCCCAGCACCGGAAGTGTCACGAGCGGGGGCCGCAAAAGCAAGCGCTCCGAgccatcgacggcggcggacagCTTCAGTAGCGAAAGTCTCGAAAGCATCGAAAGCATCCCCAgcgtcgacgaggacgagttcATCATCAAGGACGAGAACGGGATGGAGATCAAGCCGGCCTTTCTGATCGGTGCCATTCCGAGCGCCAACCTGACGTTCAAACCGCTGGAACTGTCCGGCTTTCCGGCCCtgctggcggccatttttggcTCCCCAGCGGACCGTCATTTTACTGCGGCCTCGGTTTGGGCCACGGTGCCTAGCCTGGAGTTTGTCAACCTGGCCATTGCACTGGCCGTGTGGGCCGTTCGTTACCCGTCCGTCTTTTGGCACACGTCCAAGTCGTTCGCCTGTCTGTTCAGCGTGCAGATGATCGCGAACGGGGCCGACATCCTGCTGAGCTTTGCCGGGGCGAGTGTCCTGTACAAGCTGCAAACCCTCGGCCAGGCACTACCACTGCAAGCGCCGGCGCTGATTCTGAACGGGACCGTCACACTCGCACTGACGATCCTGGCGCTCGTCCTCACGATCGCCTCCTCGATGGTGCTGTACCTGTACGGGCACGGCAAGCTGACGGCGAAGGTGCGTGATCGCCGCTTGATCACGGCCAAACATAGCGCGGACGTGTGGGCCTACTTTGCGCACTGCTCGTCCCTGTGCTTCGTCCTGGCGCTGGCCGTCGTGAAGGCTCCGCTGATGCACGATCTCTGCGCCACCTACCGCGGAAGTCTCGATGGAGCCGTCCTTGCAGCGGGTATGTCCAGTCCTCAGACGATCAGCGAAACACATgaaaactctctctctctctctcactctctcactctctacTGCAGCTATGGGCTCCGTGATGCATCTGTTCCTCTGGATCGTCCTGTGGTTGGGACTGACGGCGAAGCGTCGCTGGCATTTTAAGCTACCACCGCTCGATGGAGGCCGCTTCGGCGGTGCCTCTTCCGGGGGTGCTGCCGGTCAACCACTGCTCCGTGGCCAGGGAAGCGTACGCTCACCGGGCGTCGGCGTGCCCGGCGGACTACCGAGCGGTCTCCCGCCACCCGGCACCAACTCGTCGGGCGGTGAAGAGGACACGATCTACTGGCCCAAGATTGCGCCCAACTCGCCCAAACTGAAGGTCACGTTCAACGAAGTTACCAGTACGTCCTCTGCCACTCACGGTCCACTCGGGCCACACGAACACGGCAAGCGGTAAAGCATTCAAGACAAGTCCTTCTCACgaaaggccggccggccaaatTCGCGTGTTGTttgcgtgttgttgtttgtgtgttttgtgcttttaCGTTCTGAAacttattttttcttttccgcttgCACTGTGCATGTAGAGGTTAGGTTTCCATCCCAGCACCTGGCCAGCATTGCACCAACCGTAATTAGCGTAGGCTTTTTGTGTTCCATCGAGGATCAGGagatccatcaagtgtttggattttcaactatcgattacttgacttttgaactaatgattaattgaaatttatttcaaaaggGGTCAGTattcaactcaaactgtacgaaatttaAAAAGCTCACTTCTACCTCGGTGCTAATGACTATAAGCAGAATGTTCGTTTTGGGGCTCTGAAAccccacacgtcgtgcaagagaagccaatgcacccagAACGCGTGACGACTTTATAGCGCTTCGTACcatattttgcgccccatcttcggaatccaaacactagatggatcCTCCCACGGACGATGGATCCGACGAGTTCAAACAGCGTCCAGAGCGATCTCTCGAAAGAATCTCCTTCTAGAGCACGTccgtgtgcgtttgtttgtgtacGTAATTCCTCACTAGCGCttgtctgtttgtttgcatcGTTTGTGTTTCATTGTGTCCATCGTCCCCCGCCCCAAAAGCAGGAACTAACCCACCCTTGCCGTTCCGCTTGTCCGTCGCCAGCCATCCGTCCGGTGGAACCACGATACGTGTGTCCAGTGTTACGGGGGAAACTGATGACGGAGACTACGCTACGCTAAGGGGCCCGCCGGGCGATCTGCTCGGTCACCTTGGCCCCTACGAGCACCCTGCCCCCTCCGGTTCTCCGCCGcctcctccaccgccaccgtccgaCGACTGCGATCTGCTGGAcgtggccagcaacagcaacaccctGGTCGGCAGCATCAACGCGGACCACGCCGACGACACGTCCGAGGAGGGCAAGCTGTTGGCGTGCGTCCGGGACGACAGCGTGACGTACGCCTCGACCCGCGATCTCGAGCCTCCCCTCAACCGGACGGTGTCACGCGAAACGTTCGTGCGGTCGCCGGAGCAGCTGAGCAGTCCGCTGGCTCCCGTCACCGTGACCGTTCACAACCATCTCGAGAACTCCGTAAGTCTGGTACACCCGGTCTTCCCCCCGGTGAACTCCACTAATGGATGCCTCGTTCACTAGGGTCCTGGATCAACGCCGCGTTGTCTGCGACGAGCCGACTCCGGCATGCCGACGGAGGCCCTAACGCCGCGGTCCGACTCTACCTCAACCGAGAGCTCAACGTCACCGCCCGACTGCCGGGACGCACCGTCGGAAACGTCGAGTGGCGTGCACTCGGGCGAGGAAGGGCGCGACGAGGTCGTCATCCGGCCGCGCTCCGGTCCGTACAAGTCGGTCATCaaggcaccgccaccgccggccatcCAGGAGGAACCGTTCGGGCGCTCGACCAACATGAAAATGTCCAGCTTCAACAAGGACGGCACTAGCGCCACGCTGCCCCTGACGCGCGGATCTCACGACCTGCACCATCTCCCGCAGCCCTACCCGCAGTGCAGCACGATGCCCCTGCCGGCCGgttaccaccagcagcagcagcaacacaaccTCCTTTACCACTCCCAGACATCGTTCGGTCCGCAGCCGGCCCATCCCGGCGCGGGGGGACGGCCACCGCAGCATACGACCCTCCCGAACGGTGTCCGGTACGCCACGTCATCGAACCAGTTCCTCAAGCGAATGCCGTACATGAAGAACGCCGAATCACCGTACGGCCACCTGGGACTGGGGGCCGGCCATCACACGTTCTCCAAGCTCCTGCACGACCCGCTCGGCTCGACCGgcaccatgatgatgatgcccggggtcaccggccacggccacggtcacATGCCATCGCACTCGCACTCGAACCACAGCACGTTCCTGCCGCCCGCCACCATCCCGGAGGACCGCGATTCGGCCAACTACTCGATGATCTCCGAGCAGGACCGGGAGATGTACATAAACGCGCCCAGTCACATTGCACCGATGCACCACTAGGCCGCGTCGGGCCGCACAAAGTCCGCTGCGTCGCCGCAGTCTATCCGCTTGCCTTCATACTCTAAGCGATTCATGCTCTCTGTACATAGGATCTGTCCGGCTCGTAGAATACGCTAATCACTCACACAAGTGTACATAAAATACGCCCCGGGAGCGCTAGTTCCCTCGGCCATCCTTGCTATCGCCATGTCATTTGCATCTTCGTGCTTGCCTTTAGCGCCACTGTAGCGGTTCTTGGTCCTTCGAGTTCAAGATCCTGTTCCGCCATCCCGATCATCGAGCACCGGATAGTAGCGCAATCATCTAGCAATAGGACTGGACGAAGGCATACCTAGGGGTTGTGCCAGAAGGGGGTCTTCTGGGATCGCACTTCAACAGCTCAACTAACCCCGTTCTACATCGTTTCGTTCAAACGCGGCCTGTGAAAGAGATGAAGCTTTCGGGCCGTAGCCTGTTCGGAGTCGATGTCTTTCGTTTGAATATTGCATATCGAAGCCGTAGCGCGTGGTGGAAGCCCAGAGGAACGGTCCACGAACGCGGCGGACGACTACGCAACAGCCATATCCAAGTTTCTGCGCGAGTAACAAACATACCAAACCAAAGCACAGCCATATCACCGTAATTGTCCCGCCAGATGACGAACCCGAAACGGATACATATGATGGAGCGTAGTGAAGCGGTAGAGAGAAGGACGTATATTTTTCCCCGCCATCCCAAGCAAGGGAAGGGAATGCATATTTTGAACGATTTATAGCTTTTACAGCGAACAGAGGCCAATCGAGAAGGTGAACCAGTCCCAGACCATACTCTCCATCGTGAACGCAACATCCATCATACAACCCGCGGATCAGGAAACGAAACATATTAGCAACAGCATTTGAACCGCGACGAAACGGTGCTACGAACCCATGGCAGCGTTGTAGTATTGTAACCACAGGACAATATAAACATGAGACCGATTTTTGCTTCCCACTCAACCCTCGGCGCCACCCCCAAACagaatggcggcggcggccgtgtaGTGGGACTTTACCGAGTCACTAGCGACACTTGAGACAGGTTTACCGTGCAGGCTAATTGAAACTGAACcatgaaacaataaactatTACTATCGCATAAGGAAACGGAGGCGAACGGAGAGGGACTCCGGCCAACCGATGCCGCAAACGCTAACCCAAACAACGCAACCCTTTTTACGATGCACGTGTTACGGGGGCTGGCCTCTTTTTGGGCCGGGTGCAACTCAGAACACAGTGTATGAAAATGCTCAGCTCAGAATGGTGGCTCAGATCGTTCTATTGGACAGCAGTTCGGAGAAGAAGGTAAAATGTAGCAAAATTTTACGGAAAAGCATTCAACTCAGTTTTACTTCAAAGGCAGGGCTCCCGAATAATGATCAAGTTGCTCATACCATGGGGAATGCTCGCATCTCGAGTTCGAAAACGTTCCTTCCAGTCTGACGAAAATGAAGCACCTGCCTGCCGACGTTGGCGCGA encodes the following:
- the LOC131207195 gene encoding protein tincar; protein product: MSITGSLVGYETGGDLSMVSKKNRSLLNITATSTASSKQCQSLNSSISHSSVVLTSSNTIATTQYVGNSGSLRRQAPGEVCPGKHRRRRLHLNTLWSIWYGILVTLLQGYLIVQGTHRYVGLSALSWKYEKPSTELDIQIVFCGLVILFLPLLLASALFRVGNLANDGMKLASGTKLWPGSTTATGHDELEEEAFEGTLRSLWIHGGPTSAFIHIITAICLLLPRLLLEAKVIENGLLPRENVWRTDLDFMVTHSDRLVVLSFMTSSPTYPNTSTTARPGMTELERKLYRNGYLEHSDLVEKFSSYDDDDTFGGLDTSDEAFRTHEALEMGGEPYGGSSSSSVAFSTMVDYASENATTRQTLPPVRNLLTTTTTSTSPVPPRLKAPTATLTSTVPYSSAEGTTATGGSSRESRRKDANRAHRKIHGSGKGHSGGKGKSQHGHHAGNHHHQHQHSHQEPRNRYGEDIDTRLELEEHRELDWSLLNQPEGTPTLLETPSGGGGGNRAVGPKEPSVAPAVTSKSPPRRTTIQIPPTTSVPVTKKPPATKDSDIHVLKPVNLPENVVPSTPVTTDSKIIEIKPSTGSVTSGGRKSKRSEPSTAADSFSSESLESIESIPSVDEDEFIIKDENGMEIKPAFLIGAIPSANLTFKPLELSGFPALLAAIFGSPADRHFTAASVWATVPSLEFVNLAIALAVWAVRYPSVFWHTSKSFACLFSVQMIANGADILLSFAGASVLYKLQTLGQALPLQAPALILNGTVTLALTILALVLTIASSMVLYLYGHGKLTAKVRDRRLITAKHSADVWAYFAHCSSLCFVLALAVVKAPLMHDLCATYRGSLDGAVLAAAMGSVMHLFLWIVLWLGLTAKRRWHFKLPPLDGGRFGGASSGGAAGQPLLRGQGSVRSPGVGVPGGLPSGLPPPGTNSSGGEEDTIYWPKIAPNSPKLKVTFNEVTSTSSATHGPLGPHEHGKRHPSGGTTIRVSSVTGETDDGDYATLRGPPGDLLGHLGPYEHPAPSGSPPPPPPPPSDDCDLLDVASNSNTLVGSINADHADDTSEEGKLLACVRDDSVTYASTRDLEPPLNRTVSRETFVRSPEQLSSPLAPVTVTVHNHLENSGPGSTPRCLRRADSGMPTEALTPRSDSTSTESSTSPPDCRDAPSETSSGVHSGEEGRDEVVIRPRSGPYKSVIKAPPPPAIQEEPFGRSTNMKMSSFNKDGTSATLPLTRGSHDLHHLPQPYPQCSTMPLPAGYHQQQQQHNLLYHSQTSFGPQPAHPGAGGRPPQHTTLPNGVRYATSSNQFLKRMPYMKNAESPYGHLGLGAGHHTFSKLLHDPLGSTGTMMMMPGVTGHGHGHMPSHSHSNHSTFLPPATIPEDRDSANYSMISEQDREMYINAPSHIAPMHH